The Colias croceus chromosome 21, ilColCroc2.1 genome window below encodes:
- the LOC123701230 gene encoding uncharacterized protein LOC123701230, translating into MDLQKQCSMNKEHSSGNTQRSRSNSSSSSSSSNSSTSSSSSTSFIEDSDDSVKDPLYQPPESQAPVSPIIFDYCNENDDEQFGQLPVRADLLITSDVNHVPDQENTENAIKKRGKRKRDENNWQKNVLKKLRNEGKSYVSTSKKIVPARKIKNACFEKCKLKCSTKFTEAERMSIFDDYWSLGSILKQWNYISNCIEAIKPKYRYVREGGTREKRRYNSAFYFNLHEEKIRVCKLFFKNTLGITDRPIRTVLDKQNKVAGNLLAEDNRGKHKNHAKVDDAIRKAIKEHIDSIPRVESHYCRATTSKEYIDGGKSVADIHKDYIEICKSKNIPYGNYTLFYRIFTEEYNISLFQPKKDRCDCCVAYENCEGAEKENKKQEYDKHLKEKDLCRAEKVKDKENKDVVVAVYDMQAVFQCPKGDTSLFYYVSKLNVFNFTIYDLHSKDVECYVWDEATANRGVNDLGTCVFKYLQNLAQNNSTVDVIFYSDNCVGQQKNKMMLSMYMFVVQRYPNIKTITHKYLIKGHTQNEGDSAHSLIERQVKKQIRSGPIYTPEAFISAIKVARSKPTPFRVNVMNNDDFLDWKGVCSQMGVNITKDEEGNTIKIADLKVVKVDKDHPRSIFFKTSYEEQEFKKAEVIKKKKSVDVEVKKVYDVKPGLNKKKKDGLLELIRKNAIPRYYAPFYNSL; encoded by the exons ATGGACCTCCAGAAACAGTGTTCCATGAACAAG GAACATAGCAGTGGAAATACTCAACGCAGTCGCTCCAACAGCTCCTCTTCCTCGAGCTCTTCCAATAGCAGTACAAGTTCTTCATCATCTACTTCATTCATTGAAg aTAGTGATGATTCTGTCAAGGATCCTCTCTACCAACCACCTGAAAGTCAAGCTCCCGTGTCTCCCATAATTTTTGACTACTGTAATGAAAATGATGATGAACAATTCGGACAGTTGCCGGTACGAGCAGATTTACTCATAACCAGTGATGTTAATCATGTTCCAGATCAAGAAAATAcagaaaatgcaataaaaaaaagaggAAAACGTAAAAGAGATGAAAATAACTGGCAAAAGAATGTTTTGAAAAAACTAAGGAATGAAGGAAAATCCTATGTGAGTActtctaaaaaaattgtaccagcgcgtaaaattaaaaatgcctGCTTCGAAAAGTGCAAATTGAAGTGCAGTACAAAGTTTACTGAAGCTGAAAGAATGTCTATATTTGATGATTATTGGTCGTTAGGCAGTATTTTAAAACAGTGGAATTACATATCTAATTGTATAGAGGCTATAAAACCTAAGTATCGCTATGTACGTGAAGGTGGCACCAGAGAAAAGCGCCGTTACAATagtgcattttattttaatttgcatgaagaaaaaataagagtttgcaaattgttttttaaaaatacgcTTGGAATCACAGACCGACCTATCCGAACAGTCTtagataaacaaaacaaagttGCAGGGAATCTTTTAGCAGAGGATAATAGAGGGAAACACAAAAATCACGCAAAAGTTGATGATGCTATCCGTAAAGCAATAAAGGAACACATTGATTCTATTCCAAGAGTAGAATCCCATTATTGTAGAGCCACCACTTCCAAAGAATATATAGATGGTGGTAAATCAGTTGCCGATATCCATAAAGACTACATTGAAATCTGTAAGTCTAAAAACATTCCATACGGAAATTATACTCTGTTCTACAGAATTTTTAcagaagaatataatatttcacttTTCCAACCAAAGAAAGATCGTTGTGACTGTTGTGTTGCCTATGAAAACTGTGAAGGTgcagaaaaagaaaataagaaGCAAGAATATGATAAGCATTTAAAAGAGAAAGATCTATGCCGAGCAGAAAAAGTCAAGGATAAGGAAAATAAAGACGTAGTTGTCGCAGTTTATGACATGCAAGCTGTGTTCCAATGCCCCAAAGGAGATAcctcattattttattacgtaaGCAAGTTAAATGTCTTTAACTTCACCATTTACGATCTTCATTCTAAAGATGTAGAATGTTATGTTTGGGATGAAGCTACAGCCAACAGGGGCGTTAATGATCTGGGTACCTgcgtatttaaatatttacaaaatctGGCCCAAAATAACAGCACAGTCGATGTCATATTTTATAGTGATAACTGTGTGGgccaacaaaaaaataaaatgatgcTGTCTATGTACATGTTTGTTGTGCAACGTTATCCgaacataaaaacaattacacacaaatatttaattaagggACACACCCAAAACGAGGGTGACTCTGCACATTCCCTCATTGAAAGACAGGTTAAAAAGCAAATCAGAAGTGGTCCAATATACACCCCTGAAGCCTTTATTAGTGCAATCAAAGTTGCTAGATCAAAACCTACACCTTTTCGGGTGAATGTAATGAACAATGATGATTTTCTCGATTGGAAAGGTGTCTGTTCTCAAATGGGTGTAAACATAACAAAGGATGAAGAAGGAAACACTATCAAAATTGCAGACTTAAAAGTTGTGAAAGTAGACAAAGATCATCCCAGATCCatattctttaaaacttcTTATGAAGAGCAAGAGTTTAAAAAAGCAGAAgtgataaaaaagaaaaaatctgTAGATGTTGAGGTGAAAAAAGTGTATGACGTAAAACCCGGATtaaataagaagaaaaaagaTGGTTTGTTGGAGTTGATCAGAAAAAATGCCATTCCCAGATATTACGCACCTTTTTATAACTCTCTTTAA